One Brassica napus cultivar Da-Ae chromosome C4, Da-Ae, whole genome shotgun sequence genomic region harbors:
- the LOC125585899 gene encoding uncharacterized protein LOC125585899 produces MGEVIPVTMKKEGGSSSSIKCPMLTSSNYTVWAMRMKITLKVHKVWEVIETESVNGDKNDLATALLFQSIPEALILQVGDLDTAYKVWDAIKLRHMGAERVREARLQTLMAEFDQLQMKDSEKIDDFAGKLSEISSKSTALGVNIEEPKLVRKFLKCLPRKKYIQIVASLEQVLDLNNTGFEDIIGRLKAYEERVSEETEVEEEKGKLMYANSESQKYQSNQSDNGGSTARIFVSCSKKHKVENDETQNADELMMHELVFLNEKNVVPEKFETNA; encoded by the exons ATGGGAGAAGTGATTCCGGTGACGATGAAGAAAGAAGGCGGAAGTTCCTCGTCCATTAAGTGTCCGATGCTCACCTCGAGCAACTACACGGTATGGGCTATGAGAATGAAGATAACGTTGAAGGTACACAAAGTTTGGGAAGTGATTGAGACAGAATCTGTAAATGGCGATAAAAATGACTTGGCTACGGCCTTGTTGTTCCAATCTATCCCAGAAGCTCTTATACTTCAAGTAGGAGATCTTGATACAGCCTATAAAGTGTGGGATGCGATTAAACTGAGACATATGGGAGCAGAAAGAGTAAGAGAGGCACGACTGCAAACGTTAATGGCTGAGTTTGATCAGTTGCAAATGAAAGACTCCGAGAAGATTGATGACTTTGCTGGAAAACTCTCTGagatttcatcaaaatctaCGGCGCTAGGAGTCAATATTGAAGAACCAAAACTCGTCCGAAAGTTCCTTAAGTGTCTCCCAAGAAAGAAGTACATACAAATCGTGGCTTCTTTGGAACAAGTGCTAGACCTAAACAATACAGGTTTTGAAGACATAATAGGGCGTTTAAAAGCATATGAAGAACGTGTATCTGAAGAAacagaagtagaagaagaaaaaggaaaacttaTGTATGCAAATAGCGAAAGTCAAAAATATCAGTCTAATCAAAGCGACAATGGAGGATCG ACTGCCCGGATCTTCGTCTCATGCTCCAAGAAACACAAAGTCGAGAATGATGAGACGCAGAACGCAGACGAGCTCATGATGCACGAGCTGGTTTTCTTGAATGAGAAGAACGTAGTCCCGGAGAAGTTCGAGACGAATGCATGA